One window of Oscillibacter hominis genomic DNA carries:
- a CDS encoding sodium:proton antiporter, with amino-acid sequence MLQTILDNRFSITAVILFGIGFANMMLQDNLVRKVVGFNIMDSAIFLMLAATGYIDGKVAPIVDEALTNPSLYINPIPSGLVLTGIVVSVSISAFSLALILRIYQRYRTVSLRELLERMEKEGDR; translated from the coding sequence ATGCTCCAGACCATTTTGGACAATCGCTTTTCCATCACGGCCGTCATTTTGTTTGGCATCGGCTTTGCCAACATGATGCTTCAGGACAACCTGGTCCGCAAAGTGGTGGGCTTCAATATCATGGACAGCGCCATCTTTTTGATGCTGGCCGCCACCGGCTACATCGATGGGAAGGTGGCGCCCATTGTGGATGAGGCGCTGACCAATCCTTCCCTCTACATCAACCCCATCCCCAGCGGGCTGGTCCTTACGGGAATTGTGGTGTCCGTCAGCATCTCCGCCTTTTCCCTGGCGCTGATTCTGCGGATCTATCAGCGTTACCGCACCGTTTCCCTCCGGGAACTGCTGGAGAGAATGGAGAAGGAGGGGGATCGGTGA
- a CDS encoding monovalent cation/H+ antiporter complex subunit F yields the protein MTRHYILLGSAVAFTLLILAVLIRSILGPRFTDRVVAVNVLNTMVVAVISILSVWLGEDYLVDVALVYALLSFLAVVVLSRLVLSRRNRSGAKFRSKEGKL from the coding sequence ATGACGAGACACTACATCCTTCTGGGGAGCGCGGTGGCCTTTACGCTGCTGATCCTTGCCGTTTTGATCCGCTCCATCCTGGGGCCGCGGTTTACGGACCGGGTGGTGGCGGTCAACGTATTGAACACCATGGTGGTGGCGGTAATCAGCATCCTGTCGGTCTGGCTGGGAGAGGACTATTTGGTGGATGTGGCGCTGGTATACGCACTATTGAGTTTTCTGGCGGTTGTGGTGCTCTCCCGCCTGGTGCTTTCCCGGCGGAACAGGAGCGGGGCCAAGTTCCGCAGCAAGGAGGGGAAGCTGTGA
- a CDS encoding Na+/H+ antiporter subunit E, which yields MPLLYFVLWIILSGTLSWESCLSGAVAAAVLTLLGRKALGYRFHRVSFPYIWKKAVYFLSLIWEIILAAVRIIGMIWRPKGELRPQIIYFDSALQTDEARALLADSITLTAGTITVAAEGPELCIHTLDRSLAQGIEQCGFIRRLREMEEEG from the coding sequence ATGCCCCTGCTGTATTTTGTGCTGTGGATTATATTGAGCGGAACGCTGAGCTGGGAAAGCTGTCTCTCCGGAGCGGTTGCGGCAGCGGTTTTGACCTTGCTTGGCCGCAAAGCGCTGGGGTACCGGTTCCACCGGGTTTCTTTTCCCTACATATGGAAAAAAGCGGTCTATTTCCTGAGCCTGATCTGGGAGATCATTCTGGCTGCAGTGCGGATCATCGGTATGATCTGGCGGCCCAAAGGTGAGCTGCGGCCGCAGATCATCTACTTTGACAGCGCCCTGCAGACGGATGAGGCAAGGGCCCTGCTGGCCGATTCCATCACGCTGACCGCGGGGACGATCACTGTGGCGGCGGAGGGGCCGGAGCTTTGCATCCACACGCTGGACCGGTCGCTTGCACAGGGAATTGAACAGTGCGGCTTTATCCGCCGGCTCAGGGAGATGGAGGAAGAGGGATGA
- the mbhE gene encoding hydrogen gas-evolving membrane-bound hydrogenase subunit E, which produces MSKWSHFADWVNGDYQPKEYVLFTMATKPKREKRSEEEEQHQDQRRLRHFFRFYPIAAAAITLCMVGILLVTALSLPPFGNPDNPTNNDVAEHYIEMSEEETGATNAVTGMILNYRGFDTFGESCVLFLAVNCVIMLLRRDDEGSPVRLRGKRECFEEAPGDLILQQAARLMIPLIFLFGAYVLLNGHASPGGGFSGGTILGGGLILFSAAFGFSALQAYLDYDVYNVVRVLGLGVYALLYAFYIFVGANGLGGHISTEHGGLIAPIEIAVGIVVACTIYGFYALFARGEI; this is translated from the coding sequence ATGAGTAAGTGGAGCCATTTCGCCGACTGGGTCAACGGGGACTACCAGCCCAAGGAGTACGTACTCTTTACCATGGCCACCAAGCCCAAGCGGGAAAAGCGCAGTGAGGAAGAGGAACAGCATCAGGACCAGCGCCGCCTGAGGCATTTTTTCCGGTTTTACCCCATTGCCGCTGCGGCCATTACCCTCTGCATGGTGGGGATCCTGCTGGTGACGGCCCTCTCGCTGCCGCCCTTTGGAAACCCTGACAACCCCACCAACAATGACGTTGCGGAACACTACATCGAGATGAGCGAGGAGGAGACCGGCGCCACCAACGCGGTCACCGGCATGATCCTCAACTACCGTGGGTTTGATACCTTCGGTGAGTCCTGCGTGCTGTTTCTGGCGGTGAACTGTGTGATCATGCTCCTTCGGCGGGACGATGAGGGAAGCCCCGTGCGCCTGCGGGGAAAGAGGGAGTGTTTTGAAGAGGCGCCGGGAGACCTGATTTTACAGCAGGCCGCGCGGCTCATGATTCCGCTGATTTTCCTCTTTGGCGCCTACGTGCTGCTCAACGGCCACGCCTCGCCGGGAGGCGGATTTTCCGGCGGCACCATTTTGGGCGGCGGCCTGATCCTGTTTTCCGCCGCCTTTGGGTTCTCCGCGCTTCAGGCCTATCTGGACTATGATGTCTACAATGTGGTGCGGGTGCTGGGGCTGGGCGTCTATGCGCTTCTGTACGCATTTTACATTTTTGTTGGGGCCAACGGGCTGGGCGGCCACATTTCCACAGAGCACGGCGGGTTGATCGCCCCCATTGAGATCGCGGTGGGGATTGTGGTGGCCTGCACGATCTATGGTTTCTATGCCCTTTTTGCACGGGGCGAGATTTGA
- a CDS encoding cation:proton antiporter — protein MTAIGIAFVLFGLFVFFTCVVGLYRLDYVLGRMHAAALCDALGIFSVLVGLIFLRGISMTGFKLLLILLFLWFTSPVASHLLAEMEAATNPNLERECEVERR, from the coding sequence GTGACGGCAATCGGAATTGCATTCGTGCTCTTTGGGCTCTTTGTATTTTTCACCTGCGTGGTGGGGCTGTACCGGCTGGACTATGTGCTGGGCCGGATGCACGCCGCCGCGCTGTGCGACGCGCTGGGGATTTTTTCTGTTCTGGTGGGACTGATTTTCCTGCGGGGCATCTCCATGACGGGGTTCAAACTGCTGTTGATCCTGCTGTTTCTCTGGTTCACCAGCCCGGTGGCAAGCCATCTGCTGGCAGAAATGGAGGCGGCTACAAATCCCAATCTGGAACGGGAATGCGAGGTGGAGAGAAGATGA
- a CDS encoding complex I subunit 5 family protein — MRPLIENFPFFCIFLCMGTGILLSIVRSGRIAYRISLFVIGAVAVMSAALTAYLTIHDYSFLFRMGKFAAPYGNALKAGPLQALLCLAFSVVMGLSLMGGKTDLFQDVSLKRQPFYFIMTNLTLASLLTLTYTTDIFTGYVFIEISTIAACAMVMAKDTGRNLIATIRYLFMSLVGSGLFLLGVTFLNSITGYLLMQALRGSVEALVESGRYQVPLTVVTGLVTVGLGIKSAMFPFHLWLPDAHGSATTASSAILSGLVLKGYIVLLMTLFVRVFTLETAARFHITDVVLAFGLLGMLFGSLGAMREHHIKRMLAFSSVAQVGYIFMGIGLGTEAGLAASCLHILVHACSKPLLFCCAGRLSAVSDHHKSLAMLRGSAYRDLLAGVGFTVGALSMIGIPLFGGFVSKLYFANASLLSSGRTALILLVIAASTVLNALYYVPALISIWSRTSQEEGCSAPSAAKDPSFSTAAVCLILAVLALGIFYEPVVSIIESGIRLM; from the coding sequence GTGAGGCCGCTGATTGAAAATTTCCCTTTTTTCTGTATTTTTTTATGCATGGGGACGGGAATCCTGCTGTCCATCGTGAGAAGCGGACGGATCGCCTACCGGATCAGCCTCTTTGTCATTGGGGCGGTGGCTGTGATGTCGGCAGCGCTGACCGCTTACCTGACGATCCACGACTACAGCTTCCTTTTCCGCATGGGTAAGTTTGCCGCCCCCTATGGAAACGCCCTGAAGGCAGGGCCGCTTCAGGCATTGCTGTGCCTGGCGTTTTCCGTGGTGATGGGGCTCTCCCTGATGGGGGGGAAAACAGACCTTTTCCAGGATGTTTCACTCAAGAGGCAGCCCTTCTATTTCATCATGACCAATTTGACGCTGGCATCGCTGCTGACCCTGACCTACACCACCGACATTTTTACCGGGTATGTGTTCATCGAGATCAGCACCATAGCCGCCTGCGCCATGGTGATGGCCAAGGACACGGGCCGGAACCTCATTGCCACCATCCGCTATCTCTTTATGAGCCTGGTGGGCTCTGGGCTGTTTCTTCTGGGGGTGACCTTTCTCAACAGCATCACGGGGTATCTTCTGATGCAGGCCCTTCGGGGCAGCGTAGAGGCACTGGTGGAAAGCGGGCGCTACCAGGTGCCGCTGACGGTGGTGACCGGCCTTGTCACCGTGGGGCTTGGCATCAAGAGCGCCATGTTCCCCTTTCACCTGTGGCTGCCCGACGCCCACGGCTCCGCCACCACTGCCTCCAGCGCCATTTTGTCCGGCTTGGTGCTCAAGGGGTACATTGTGCTGCTGATGACGCTCTTTGTCAGGGTGTTTACCCTGGAGACGGCGGCCAGGTTCCACATCACCGACGTGGTGCTGGCATTTGGGCTGCTGGGGATGCTGTTCGGCTCCCTGGGGGCTATGCGGGAGCACCACATCAAGCGCATGCTTGCATTTTCTTCTGTGGCCCAGGTGGGGTACATCTTTATGGGAATCGGCCTGGGGACTGAGGCGGGCCTGGCAGCCTCCTGCCTGCACATCTTAGTGCACGCCTGCTCCAAGCCGCTGCTTTTTTGCTGCGCCGGACGGCTCAGCGCCGTCAGCGATCACCATAAGAGCCTGGCCATGCTGCGGGGAAGCGCCTACCGGGACCTTCTGGCCGGAGTGGGATTTACCGTCGGGGCCCTCTCCATGATTGGGATCCCGCTCTTCGGCGGCTTTGTATCCAAGCTTTACTTTGCCAACGCCAGTTTGCTCAGCTCCGGCCGGACGGCCCTAATTTTGCTGGTGATTGCCGCCAGCACGGTGCTCAACGCCCTCTATTATGTGCCGGCACTGATCTCCATTTGGTCCAGAACCAGCCAGGAGGAAGGATGCTCTGCCCCGTCCGCGGCAAAAGACCCGTCCTTCTCAACAGCCGCCGTCTGCCTGATTCTGGCGGTGCTGGCCCTGGGCATCTTCTATGAGCCGGTGGTATCCATCATCGAATCGGGCATCCGGCTGATGTAA
- a CDS encoding hydrogenase subunit MbhD domain-containing protein — translation MTGLENILLLGLILTAAAAPLCRRLLVMVIVYMSFSLLMAILWSLLQSPDLAITEAAVGAGITSILFFLTLRRIHALKGTEDE, via the coding sequence ATGACGGGCCTTGAAAACATCCTGCTGCTTGGGCTGATTCTCACGGCGGCCGCGGCGCCTTTGTGCCGCAGGCTGCTGGTGATGGTGATCGTCTACATGTCCTTCAGCCTGCTGATGGCCATCTTGTGGAGCCTGCTGCAAAGCCCGGACCTGGCCATCACCGAGGCCGCTGTGGGTGCGGGCATCACCAGCATCCTCTTTTTCCTCACGCTCCGGAGAATCCATGCGCTGAAGGGAACGGAAGATGAGTAA
- a CDS encoding LysM peptidoglycan-binding domain-containing protein yields MQIHVVKPGETVFSIAAGYGVDPQRLAADNEVGATGALAVGQTLVVQFPRTVHAVAPGESLSSIAAQYGVSLRQLYRNNWPLQGRSDLIPGQRIVISYIGEKLGLLQSNSYAYPFISTTLLNAELPYLTYLTPFTYGVTETGNLLPLDDDVLLASARYYGAAPMLHLSTLTEEGGFSSERAVRVLTDPQAQSRLISDVLRTVEEKSFYGVDVDFEYIPGTQRQDYIDFLDRLHQSLAPRPLWAALAPKTSPDQPGLLYEAHDYGGIGAVVDGVLLMTYEWGYTSSPPCSQCKKRKRHGITPRPFAFLHHQQY; encoded by the coding sequence ATGCAGATTCATGTGGTAAAGCCTGGAGAAACTGTATTTTCCATTGCTGCCGGATACGGCGTCGATCCGCAGCGTCTGGCTGCGGACAATGAGGTGGGCGCCACCGGCGCGCTGGCCGTGGGCCAGACCCTGGTGGTGCAGTTCCCGCGCACGGTCCACGCCGTGGCTCCAGGTGAGTCTCTTTCATCCATCGCGGCGCAGTACGGCGTCTCTCTGCGCCAGCTCTATCGAAACAACTGGCCGCTGCAAGGCCGGTCTGATCTGATCCCCGGGCAGAGGATTGTCATCTCCTATATTGGTGAAAAGCTGGGCCTGCTCCAATCCAACAGCTATGCCTACCCCTTTATCTCCACCACGCTTTTAAACGCTGAGCTCCCCTATCTCACCTACCTGACGCCCTTTACCTATGGAGTCACTGAAACCGGCAATCTCCTGCCCCTGGATGACGACGTTCTCCTTGCCTCCGCCCGGTATTATGGCGCCGCCCCCATGCTCCACCTTTCCACATTGACGGAGGAGGGCGGTTTTTCCAGTGAACGCGCCGTCCGTGTCCTGACGGATCCGCAGGCCCAATCCCGTCTGATTTCCGATGTGCTGCGTACGGTGGAGGAGAAGTCCTTTTATGGCGTGGATGTGGACTTTGAGTATATCCCAGGCACCCAGCGGCAGGATTACATCGATTTTTTAGACCGGCTGCATCAAAGCTTGGCGCCGCGCCCCCTGTGGGCGGCCCTGGCGCCGAAGACATCTCCCGATCAGCCGGGGCTCCTCTATGAAGCCCACGACTATGGCGGCATCGGCGCGGTAGTGGATGGGGTCTTGCTGATGACTTATGAATGGGGGTATACATCAAGCCCACCTTGTTCTCAGTGCAAAAAACGCAAACGGCACGGGATAACTCCCAGGCCGTTTGCGTTTTTACATCATCAACAGTATTAA